Proteins from one Xenopus tropicalis strain Nigerian chromosome 1, UCB_Xtro_10.0, whole genome shotgun sequence genomic window:
- the sod3 gene encoding extracellular superoxide dismutase [Cu-Zn] precursor, with translation MNNLLYLAVALTVCELLSAGAEVVKPVEEELLTDTNKKVNELWINLLNMKPTDNDGIAYATCSLSPSSKLEPSEVKVTGLVLFKQVFPSGTLEAIFDLEGFPTDANQSARAIHIHTYGDLTNGCDSAGGHYNPMSVDHPQHPGDFGNFRVRDGKIQKFFANLDATLFGPFSVIGRSVVVHKQADDLGKGNNQASLENGNAGKRLACCIIGSSSKNNWEKYAQDSAAPRNLRFSRRVKNG, from the coding sequence ATGAACAATCTGTTGTACTTGGCCGTGGCTCTCACCGTTTGTGAACTGCTCAGCGCTGGAGCAGAAGTGGTGAAACCGGTGGAAGAAGAACTTCTGACAgacacaaacaaaaaagtcaaCGAGCTGTGGATAAACCTTCTCAATATGAAGCCGACGGATAATGACGGGATTGCCTACGCAACCTGTAGTCTAAGTCCTAGTTCCAAACTGGAACCATCAGAGGTAAAAGTGACAGGACTTGTGCTGTTTAAGCAGGTTTTTCCTAGCGGCACGCTCGAAGCCATTTTTGATTTAGAAGGGTTTCCAACTGATGCCAATCAGTCAGCAAGAGCTATTCACATCCACACATACGGCGATCTAACCAATGGATGCGACTCTGCCGGTGGCCACTATAACCCTATGTCTGTAGACCACCCACAGCATCCTGGTGATTTTGGCAATTTCCGTGTCAGGGATGGAAAGATCCAAAAATTTTTTGCAAATCTTGATGCCACTCTCTTTGGTCCATTCTCTGTCATCGGCAGATCAGTTGTGGTCCACAAACAAGCAGATGATCTTGGCAAAGGGAACAATCAGGCCAGTTTGGAGAATGGAAATGCAGGGAAACGCCTGGCTTGTTGCATTATTGGATCCAGCAGTAAAAATAACTGGGAAAAGTATGCCCAAGACAGTGCAGCACCAAGGAACCTCAGGTTTTCCAGACGGGTAAAAAATGGTTAA